The following nucleotide sequence is from Psilocybe cubensis strain MGC-MH-2018 chromosome 13, whole genome shotgun sequence.
ATACACTGGTTCTGCATCCACCAACATCAAAGATACGCCATTCCCATCCTGATTCTCGACCGGCTATTTGATAGTACTTTGAGATACAGAGTGTGAGTAGACTAGAATGTATGCTTACATTTTGAATTGTCCCATGGCCCTTGCTTGAAAATAAGCTGATGTTCCTGGATCCCAACAGTCCTAAGCCGGGCGCGCATGATATCGTCATCTGTAACAGTGTAGTCTCGAGAAGCGACCCGGTCAAGGTCGTTCAAGAAGCTGTATCATAGATTAAGTAAAACAAGAATTAGGAGGTGAGATGAAGGGACATACAAGCCGGCGGTATCGTTCAACACTAGTTTCCTCCGCTTTAGCGTCAAACGAACAGTCTTGTCCTCCCATAGAGCCTTCATATCGTCCTTGCATCCGGCGATAGTTAGTGTAGCAGCCTCCATAGCCCGGTTCGAGCTTTCCGCGCTCTCCCCTGTTTCACGATCCAATACATCCTTCCATGACCGCACGGAAAACTCGGGTTTCCTTCGAACATTACTGTTGGTTTCCAACGACTCGAATGGAGTGGCAGACAACGACGCGAATGACGGAGTAAGGGGCTCAGTGCCAGCTCCAAGACGTCGCTTCAGCTCGGCCTCTACACCGTGAAGGGGTGCCAGCCGTATCATCAGCAACTGATGACGGTCGGAGAACTTGACTGGTTCGACCCCATTCGCGTCATCCGGGACCGTCAAATCGTCTTCGTCTGAGTCTAAGGGTACGTCCCCGTTCATTTCCGCCTCGATGACTTTGAGAATGGTGATGATGGAGCGGACAATGTTCAGCTGGACAACCGAACGCCAACCATTGCGCTCCCTCTCCCATTCTTCATGGGCAAAGCGCATGCGAAAGTCTGGTCCGCAGGCTTGTTGAGAAAAATGGCGGAAAACGTGACAACATGTTCAGACCTACTTTTGAGGGTAGTCGACTTGCCTATAGAGCGGCTCGGTGAGGTTGTTGCACGGTAATGTAATATTGTCCCCGACTCACCACTTTCTGATTGACCCAGCAACAACACTTTTATGATCTTTTTGCTCTTCCTGGCCTTGGCCCGCTCCTGTTTAATATCCTCGTCAATAATATCATTAATTCGTTGCGCGTCGGCCTCTCGCTTTAGACGAGCAGTCATTTGGGCGGGAGTCTCGTCAGGCGGTGGCTGCATAAGCTCGTAGAACGGGTCCGCGGGTCCAGGTTGGAAGCCCATGGCGGCgaaggggaggaggagcggggagggggaggtgtGGCAGGGGATTGAAACCGATGAGAATGATCAGGATATTTGAGAGATTTGATGCAGTTTGCTGAGTCAGCGGCTGATCCCAAGCCACGCACCGTCCACCCAGGGTCAGGCACCACTTTCCGACTTCCCCCAATACAAATACTCGGTCAATTATCGCGGTCGCAAATGGATGGAACACTTTCAGATGTGTTTCAAATGCAAGAATAGGTTTGCTAATAAGCCAGTTAGGCTGCTTTTTAATTGTGATCATGTTCCACTAGTACTTGCATTTCACCTTACCAGATGCCCACACCGCTGCCTGAGTCTACACATGCAGGCTGGAAGCACCGAGGTGGATACCTGGATGTCATTCTCTGTCACTCAAAATTGCAATTGATTTGACCCATGAGAAAGGTTACCACCAGGAAGGATGCCATGCATGCCTCCTACCCTCAAACACTCGCAAACCAATTCTATTTTTTCCTTTGACGTAATATAGTATATCATCCTTCCCCATATCGCTCAGAGCGTTCTTGGAATCATAGATGCCTGGAAATGATTAATGGATGGCAACAAGTCTGAAAGGCGGTGATCTAGAGTCTAAGACTCCACAACTTATTTATTTACTCGTAACCTTCCACCAGTACAGTACTTTCGCCCAATTGTTCGACAAGTCTTTGCTGCCTTCACGTTAAGCAACTTGTCGATCCATGATACCGTAAATTGGCTCGTGAATGATACGCAACGACTGGGAATAGCACAATAGAATCCGATGGAACAGGGATTAAACTATTCATCCCACCCGATCGAAATCGGTCGACCAGCTCCTGTCACGATTCAACTCCGGCGTCCGACGCGCGAAGTCCCTGAAGTAACAGTTTAAAAGGTTATAGAACACCATCATTAACATCCCAACGGCAAGTTGGATGGGTGTGTACCGCGATGCATCACCATCGTGGAATCTCAATCGCGGCTTTTCATCATTATGTTCGTTGCCAGAATGAGAATGAAGTGCAACTACAACAATCCCTCAAACGACGAGTTACAACTCGGCATTAAAACGGAAAGTATGCGCTGAAAATCTGATAGAAAGATTTTACCTTGTGTCCTCCTCGACTATGGTACATACCACCCCTCTAGGATCATGAATTCCGCGCCTCGATAGATAGGGGCAAtaattcagcttgagtcgAATCCCCGGCCTCCACATCAGATTGTTAGCCGGTCAACTCTTATTGGTCCTCGGAATGATGTCACTATATTCCCTGcacataaaagaaaaaattagAGTAAACGTGAGTATCTCGAGGTATCTAGATACACATTCCAAAAGCTCGCTTAACGCTTAACGCCGAAGGAATCAGAACAACATGATTCCTGTCAAAATGAAAGGGAACGGAAAACACATTCACAGCTGCTGATGACGACAGGAAATCTCACCTCCGCCGGTCAAGGCGCAGGCATGATATCGTACTGCGCTGCTGCGGCCTATGCGCTGAAAATGGACCCTAGAGTAGGAGAACACAGCCAGTACTGATTACTGGCTGTACTGCAATGATTATAATGGCAAACGGGAAAAGCCGGCTAGTATACTACAAATGAAAATTTGTAACACGCTTACGGGACACAGAAAATTCCCCTCCTTTACGAAGGATCAAGGGAGCGCGAGACTGCGAAGAGCACCCGTGTTTATCCAGGTCTATCCTCTATATAGTGAGATACATACCCAACCCCTGGAGACTGCGAATTATCAAAAAATGACTCACATTGTACGGGTATGAACTTGGCGCCCATATTCCACCAGGATAGAATCAGACGCAAGCCAAATTCACGGCGCACGCGTGGTACTGGATGAAAATGCTGCAAACTTAGGAGGCGTAGGACCCACGCAAGTAGCGACCGCTTAAGAAACCCGCGTCGTGGGAATTTAATACGACATCCGGCGGGAAGAAGCGTTCGGCGTTCGCACACTCGAAGTTGACATCCAATCTGCGATGAAAGTGTCATCGGTGTATCCATGATTTTCGACATTGCCTTACTTTTGCTCCGAGGCGACCTTTCGTACACCATATATTCTTTTCAGGATTCATGGCCGCTAAATGCCACAACATGATAGTCATGATAATTTGTAATAACACCAGTAGGATTTAAGAATATCCCTCGAAATTTTTAGCGAGGTTGCAGAATGGAGTTCACAATGAAATAGTAGAGCTCGCGCAATCGGATCACGGAATTTACAATTGGGAATGAATACTCACAACTGCCGACGACTACAATTCCGATGCGGACCTCCGCGACGAGGGTGCAGTCGCGTTCGCACAGAACAAATGTCATAAGAAAGCCCAGCTGTGGCTTGTGCAGGTGTTCCCAGGATATACCACATCATAGAATCCCAAAGCTAGTACTGGCTATATTCGAATTTGAGTATGGTCAGTGTCATACTGTAAATATAAATTGAACATGAATGGCAAAGCATCCCGAAAGTTTATTATTTACAAGAAGCCGTCCCTAAACGAAGTCTCATCCTGAGGCAAAAGAGAAACAACATATTTATGATAGATTTACTGAAACAAAAATAAACCGAAAATCCACCCCCAAAGATACCGCAATTTTAGCTACGTACAGAAGACCACAACAAAGTTTAGTATATTCCTGGTATCAGCCGATAAGGCACTTTGCTTGCCCATTCATCCCATTTCTTTCCAAATCTCTTCTTCAACGCCCTATCTTCATTTGGCATCCTTGAAAGCGTCATGGCGGGAATTGGGATAACAAAAAATATGACAAATGTGGCGAGGGCAATGCGTCCTCCCGCGGAGTCCAGAAGCGCAGACTCCCTGATCCAGGATCCTTTCGTCCCATACCACAAGCCCCATCCAAGGTCGGCTAGCACGATACCGCTGTAGCTGGGATGTCGGACATAAGCGTAAAGACCTGTTGTTACGAGTTCATGGTCTTTTTGAATACTGATGTCATAGCGGAAGAAACGGCCTAGATCCTGGTAGGTGTGCATCCTCATTAAATATCCGCATATCCAAAGGAACGCCGCGAGGTAGCTCAACGGGTAGAGCTTGAGGTTGCTGGGGTTTCTTTTGTGGAAATAGCAGAGGTATAGTATCTGCTGTGACAAAGGCGACGAGGGATATGCATTGGCGATTATTGAGATAATCTCAACAGCACCGAGAACTGTCTGTGCAAGCTGGAACAGAATGGCTGTGAGCACTCTAACATTGTCACCCAAGAGAACAAGTTTACCCTTGACATCTCAACTATGAAATTCCTGCCGGCTATCCAATCAATTTTGGAGCTAGCTACCAAATCTTCCTTTGCAGGTGCAGGGTTTGGAGCGGTAAACATAGCATTGAAAGTAAATGTTAAGATGCAGATGAGAGGGATCTTGGCAATCGACATTGTGGGCCAAGTGAGGAATACGATGTAAATGTAACATTTTATATATGATTGAAGTACTGGACTGTGTGACCTCACTACAACATCTTCTCATGGACTTACAGCCGATTCCCGGGTGGGttaaaatattttgctgCTTCTTCCTTGAAGGTAAAAATTTCGGCTTTCAAGACCCAATAATGATAGTAAAAGAATCGAGCACTTCCGACATTGGTGTGAGATTTCTCAAAGCTAGACTCCCAGGCAACTCGTGAATAGGTGCCAAAAGTTAGAGTTGTGTCTTATTCTAAAATCGTACATTGTGTATCCGACCAATGTAAGCTTGTGCCGAAGGGTACAGGTATGATCCTTGAACAAAATCTCTTGGCCTTAGATTATTTTAGTTCAGTCCGGCGGACAGGCTCTTGAATCAGGTACAGTTATTCACTTGTATCTTGAAATAGTTTCGCAATTTGGGCACGGATACATCAGCAAAGATTAGAAAATTCTTCTACGAGCATTACGACTGCCTGAACTGGTCCAATCGGATCTTGGAAAAACATAATTAACCAGTACCCTACGGTTGGTTGGTATCGCGTACACTTGTTTTGCTCACTGCCATATCACTAGAATTCCAGGGAAAAGGTACAAATAACATTCTGTGTATATGCTAGGCCAGTGTTTGAATACTGTCTTGCAGTCTATCGGAGATGTATGTATTGACTTACATCGCCGCCTAAAAGAACCATTCAGAGAGATCCATTTTTACTGTCAAAGCCGGCAAAGGCGCTTTCGAGTGTTGTGATAACCATCAATCCCCGCCGCCATACCCTTACAGATAACAGTTTTATCAAGGCTTATGTTTCGCTATGATAAGGTTTGCTATTTTCGCGCGGCAGAAATGTGCAATCTAGCATGTACGAAGTTCATTCCCCCACGCCATGCCGGGTCACACACTAACATTCTCCGACGTGCCGAAAAAGAGCCACCGAGTTCATATCACCCATACTATCTTCAACCAAACTTGAGGTTATATCAAATATTTGCGTATCAGAGACCCCATTCCGACTGATGCACTCGGTAGAATTTCCCCCCTTGCATCATCCCAGACCAAATCACAGACTCTGTGCAATTATTTTCGGCACGGTTGGCACATTCTCCCACGCGTATGATGGCGGCAGCGTGTCTCGACCTTGCTCTCCCAACTTAAAAGCAAGGGCCAACAGCACATTTCTTCACGGTCCTCCTTGGAGCCTTGAAACTTTATTTCCCAACACAGGACACTTTTTCTCAAATTTAAATTTGTAATCATGTACTACAAGCAGAATCCTGTATCTAATTATATTATGGTAAAAAAGTATTTTTAAAAAGAACGGATTGCTGATTATGCTCTTTTAATATCGTTCAAAATCAGCTCTCAAGTGGTCTCTGTCATCAGCCGTTTTTGTTTATTTTCGTAAAATCTTGCTTAGCCACGTATCGGCATGGTTAAAAGCCCTATCGGGCGTACAATGGGCCGTGTCCTACATCATTTTGTGGAAGCATATTTCACATCTACACATCAATCTTTGCGGTCTGATATTGAATCGCGAATACTACAACTAGGTAGACGGTCTACCTAGTTTTCAGTATCCGGAACACATCAATCTAATGTTTTCCACCACTAAATAAAGGCAAAACCCTTGTTGAGTACCGCTGTGCTGTGTGATTCCTATAAGAAATAGACTCCATGTCAAATTCGCGCAGTATACAGCTGGAATCTGACTTACGGCTTCCAAGTTTCTCATCATTATTATGTTTGTTGACAGAGTCAAATAACAGTTAAACCCAACTACGACAATCCCTCAAGCAACAAGGTACAGTCCAACAATAAACCATAAAGATTAATAGGGGGTGGACAGTGTACACCTGATGGAACCCTCTTCGCTTTCTAtgtcctcctcttcaattGCTCCACCACCGCTTCCAGTGTCATAACTTCCTAGAGATAAGTACGAATGTATAGGTTCCAGAAGTACCAGTCCACCTCGAATCGAATCTGCTGTCCCGCGAACGACAGAAATGAACTTGGTCGCCGGATGACTCTTATTGGTGACAGTCCGTCGCAATCCTCTTGCTACTACTAAGCATATGATATCCACAGAAAAAAAGTGTATATGTCAGTATACACACATCCAAAAATTCCTTATCGCCTAACGCCGATGGACTTCAACGTGCAAATGGGAATGAAAGAATGGTCATGGAACACACTCACAGCAGCTGACACTGGCGCTGGCAACGACGCCCCCGGTCCAGATGCATACCTCCCTACCCCATCTCCGCCGCTCAAGTCGTACTCCCACTCCTGCAAAGTGATGTCGTACAAAGCGGCTGCGGCCTGTGCGCCAAGGATGGACCCTAGAATAGGACACCACAACCAATATTGACTGTTATATAAGTGTATTATAGTGGATGATTAGCATCATGCTGTAAGTGCCTATATGCAATTTTGTATGCATGTGTGTCAAGGCAATGTGAATGTAAACGGGAAACTCCGTTTGATCTGCACTGTCACCACAAATGAAATTGGGTAACGTAGATGTGCaaacattgaatattgaatattgacaCCTTGAAAGAGCCTTACAGCCCTGCAGAGACAATTTGCCTGCCAGCCTCATGATCAAAGGATCAACGGAGAGTTCTATCAACCCCAGCAACCCAAATGCAAcaaattgaaaaaaaaaaaacgaaaacaaCTCACTTTCTATACGTGTATACCTTCCGTCCATATCCAACCAtggacaacaacaacctaGGCCCAAAATCTCGCGCGGGGTTGAACGAGAACGCTATCAGTCATTGTCATGTTATTACCAGTCATTTTTTATCATTGTCAATGCCCCGTTCGCAAAGTCGACGAACGCACCTGTCTGCATACCCAACGCCGCCCCAAGCCCAAGTAGCGTGAGAAAGAGCACGAGGGGGAGAAGACCGCGCGGGGGCGCGGCGCTGTTCTTTTTGTCTGTCGTAGCTATGATTGTGAACGCTAACACGGCTGTACCGAGAAACTCGGAGAAGAAGCATGATGCGGATGACATGTAGTCTAGCTGGGCTCGGTCAAAAAAtacggaggaggaggaaaaagaaaagggattAGGATTtgggattttggattttggattgaGATCGAGAATGGGGTGGTCGGGGTGCTTACCGCGAAACTCGAGAAAAATCCAGCGGTCGCTAACGTTCTCACACCGCGCCCGCCCTCAACAATATCAATCGCGCGCGCGTACTGCGCGTACACCAGTGCTGCGCCCACGAGCGCGCCCATAGTCTGCGCGAGGATGTACACTGCCGACAATTGAATGAACAAAGTGAATAAAATGTAtgaaatgaataaaatgaataaatCGGGGTTAATGCTCGATGCGTTATCCAAGTACTCGAGTACTGGATATGTTTTGAATGCATGTATAGGTGTGGGTACGTACTTGGAACTTTACGCCATGGGAATCTGCGTCTGGCTGCTAGAGCTAGAGTAATCTACGACCGACCGACCAACCAAAAAGAGCAGGAATGCAAGACCAAGACGGTATACGATCATCGCGATGTAAATGAAAACAACCTCTGTATCAGTATTGCGTTTACAGCGTATAGTACTACTAGTACTATTACTAGCAATAGCAAACGGTGGGAGGTTGGACTGACTCACCGATGGGTTAACATGCCCGCCTGAGATCCCGCCGCTGATCCAAACAGCCATCGCCAGCCctataatataaatatccATACCATGATATAACAGTAAACAGTAAGCATACGAGAACGAGTATACACATATACGTAGTAGCAGTCCAACCAACGCGCATTCGAGAATCCCAAAAGAATCGAAACAAACAAAGAGTAAAAAGTAAGAATAAAACTCACCGATCCCCCATCCAAAATTCGTCGATATATATTCCTACACGTACAAAAAAAAGTACAACTATAAGTAGTAAGGTACTCAAGTAAACTTGTAAAATGCCTACATACCCCTTTCCTAGAAGCTACGACCCTGGTATCAGCCGACACCCCGACCTGCGCGTCCGCGCCCGCTCCGAAAATTACGAATATGGCGACTGCAAGGAACTCTGCCATCGGCTCACGGAGTGCGTTTCTATACAGTAGATTAAACTCAGTTTCAGTTGAGTAAGGTGTGAAttggaagttgaagttgagagGTGAAAGGTGAAAGGTGAAGGGTGAGAGGTGAAAGGTGCAATGAAGGGTGCGTACCGTATCCTCGAAAGCATTGACAACGCGCCCCGGCTACggctggtggtggtaggtTTACTCGTGCGGATACCAGTGACACTGACAGCAGGCATCGAATTTTCGGGTTCGTACTTGAAAGTCTTCGATTCAAATTCAGACTTGGAGATATCAATGTCAGAGGAGAGCATGATTAGCAGGTGTAAACGGAGAAAGGAGAGAGAACCAAAGTGCGTCTCTGCGACTCTGCGTATGCCTGTATGTAAGTTTTAGTATCCACTCATCAGACGCCGATAATTCTCAAGCTCTTAAATacactcggactcggactcggattcGAACTTGAATCTgacaagaaagcaaaggcAGCAAATGCATCGTGCATCGTGCATCGAACAGGGCAGCCTGAGTCTAGTCCGAAAAATCCAGCACCAAAGCCAGAATGCCACACACGACACAGCACAACACCACACTGTCTTGTGCCCTGCGTCTGACATCTTGCGTCTTGCGTCTTGCGTCCTGCGTCTGGTACATCGAAGGACAAACACCAACGCTGCCCACATTCCTTCCGCCCGAATATTATCTATCATCTGGATTGTGTATTCAGCCTGTCGACACTGTTCTCTTCTGTTCTCTTCGCTAGGTAAGACGGTCGGGTGTGTGGCAATGATAAATTGGTAATCGAGGGTAGTACGTGCGGTGGACTGGCGATAGCTTTTAGTTTAGTTTGCAGCAGCTTGTAGTAGATTGCAGCCCAAATACACCTGTAAAACCGCGCACGACCACGACACAgcacgacaacgacaacgacgcaAAAGGTGCACAAATTCCAGAACCTAGAGCATCCCggctctttttcttgttcttgctCTTGCTCCCGCGTGCCATGTGCAGTGTGCCATGTGCCATGTGCAAATTGTCAGATTCaaaaagtgaaagaaaggaaagaaaaggatcGACGACTCTGAAAATAGAATGTTCATTTAATCGATGAACCACGATGCAGATGCACGacgatgtgatgtgatgtgcACGATGTGATACTATATGCGATAAACGATGAGCTCTGAGCGTCGGATAAGCAGATGGCTCTAACCTCTCACACCTAAACTTCAAGTTAAACTTCAAGCTCCAACATCAATTACAAACTCTCTCGAACACCCTCTCGCGCTAAAAGTTAAAAGTTAATAAAGATTAAAGGTAAAACAGTCTAAAAAATTAATTTGACATTTACATTTACATTTTACATTCACATATGTGCGCGGAATTTTTGGAGTGGAAAGTGGAAAGTGGATTACGATTCCTACCCCGCGATAATCATAGTGTTCACACCACACTACAAAGTGCACACTACACACTACACACTACACTACATAGTGTATTGTGCATTGTGCATGGTCAGCAGTGTGCATGGTCAGCGGTGTATAAAGTGATCACGATCGCAAAATGATGAATCAGGACTCGGAACTGGGAGTCGGAAATTGGGATCGATGGTTCGGTCAGGTTGAAGTCCTGAAGCGAAGTCCTGAAGCGAAGTCCTGaagtttgaagtttgaagtcTTGAggcctgaagcttgaagtccGGAAGCCTGAggcctgaagcttgaaatcctgaggcctgaagcttgaagtccGGATGCCTGAggcctgaagcttga
It contains:
- a CDS encoding Guanine nucleotide-binding protein alpha-4 subunit, whose protein sequence is MGFQPGPADPFYELMQPPPDETPAQMTARLKREADAQRINDIIDEDIKQERAKARKSKKIIKVLLLGQSESDFRMRFAHEEWERERNGWRSVVQLNIVRSIITILKVIEAEMNGDVPLDSDEDDLTVPDDANGVEPVKFSDRHQLLMIRLAPLHGVEAELKRRLGAGTEPLTPSFASLSATPFESLETNSNVRRKPEFSVRSWKDVLDRETGESAESSNRAMEAATLTIAGCKDDMKALWEDKTVRLTLKRRKLVLNDTAGFFLNDLDRVASRDYTVTDDDIMRARLRTVGIQEHQLIFKQGPWDNSKSGRESGWEWRIFDVGGCRTSRTAWLPYFDNVNVIIFLSPVSVFDQRLEEDPSVNRLEDSIILWTSICSSKLLSKTQLILFLNKCDLLRRKLKRGVKVNHYLPSFGDRPNEVIPVVKYFREKFKDIQKQNSPEQRAVYIYPTTVTDTNATAITLETVRDGVLRENLAASQLI
- a CDS encoding Aquaglycerol porin AQY3, which codes for MLSSDIDISKSEFESKTFKYEPENSMPAVSVTGIRTSKPTTTSRSRGALSMLSRIRNALREPMAEFLAVAIFVIFGAGADAQVGVSADTRVVASRKGEYISTNFGWGIGLAMAVWISGGISGGHVNPSITLALAARRRFPWRKVPMYILAQTMGALVGAALVYAQYARAIDIVEGGRGVRTLATAGFFSSFALDYMSSASCFFSEFLGTAVLAFTIIATTDKKNSAAPPRGLLPLVLFLTLLGLGAALGMQTGSILGAQAAAALYDITLQEWEYDLSGGDGVGRYASGPGASLPAPVSAAVIVARGLRRTVTNKSHPATKFISVVRGTADSIRGGLEVMTLEAVVEQLKRRT
- a CDS encoding Protein-S-isoprenylcysteine O-methyltransferase B, translated to MSIAKIPLICILTFTFNAMFTAPNPAPAKEDLVASSKIDWIAGRNFIVEMSRLAQTVLGAVEIISIIANAYPSSPLSQQILYLCYFHKRNPSNLKLYPLSYLAAFLWICGYLMRMHTYQDLGRFFRYDISIQKDHELVTTGLYAYVRHPSYSGIVLADLGWGLWYGTKGSWIRESALLDSAGGRIALATFVIFFVIPIPAMTLSRMPNEDRALKKRFGKKWDEWASKVPYRLIPGIY